A section of the Leptotrichia buccalis C-1013-b genome encodes:
- a CDS encoding heavy metal translocating P-type ATPase, which produces MYGKNYLLDCEILHEIRGRIRIKSRALKYLGIHKEEITSQLMQVHYIENVSISNITGTVLIYFDASSLTGENIVSLLQNTLNTYLVDIYKNEKKDTSNKYLIERKLQEESPQEIIKSIGAAVILLLLPNPKRKLTGIRRLFNYKTLSTISLALPVLKNGIYSLIRNKRPNTDTLSSTAIVSSIMLGSERTALTIMVLERFAELLTVYTMKRTRGVIKDMLSVGENYVWKQSENDTEIARKVPIEEIDKGDLILVQTGEKISVDGIIEKGEAIIDQSAITGEYMPVTKRTGEEVFAGTLIKNGNITVKAEKVGDDRTASRIIRLVEDAAFNKADIQSYADTFSAQLIPLNFLLAGIVYVSTRNLQKALSMLVIDYSCGIRLSTATAFSASINTAAKNGILIKGSNYLEELSKSDTVIFDKTGTITEGRPKIQTLKSFGKNMRNERMLALAAAAEETSSHPLATAILNEIKNRGIAIPKHQECIIKVARGIETVVNKSIIRVGSQKYMEENNIDSEKASDIVKGMQNRGEIVIYVAKNAELIGVIGVSDPPRENIKKAINRLRNHGIDDIVLLTGDLRQQAETIASRMSMDRYESELLPEDKAKDILKFRSIGSKVIMIGDGINDAPALSYANVGIALGSTRTDVAMEAADITITSDDPLLIPGVVGLAKNTVKIIKQNFAMAIGINSFALVLGATGLLPAIYSSILHNSITILVVGNSLRLLKYDINR; this is translated from the coding sequence ATGTATGGTAAAAATTATTTGCTAGATTGTGAGATTCTGCACGAAATTCGTGGAAGAATCAGAATAAAATCAAGAGCATTGAAGTATCTTGGGATTCATAAGGAAGAAATAACGAGTCAGCTGATGCAGGTTCATTATATTGAAAATGTCAGTATTTCCAATATTACAGGAACTGTTCTTATTTACTTTGATGCTTCTTCCCTGACTGGCGAAAATATTGTTTCCTTGCTTCAAAATACGTTAAATACGTATCTAGTGGATATTTACAAGAATGAGAAAAAAGACACATCAAACAAATATCTCATTGAAAGAAAGTTGCAGGAAGAATCGCCACAGGAAATCATAAAAAGTATAGGAGCTGCAGTAATATTATTGCTATTACCAAACCCAAAGAGAAAATTGACTGGAATTAGACGACTATTTAACTATAAGACTTTGTCAACTATTTCTTTAGCTCTGCCTGTCCTGAAAAATGGAATTTATTCGTTAATTCGCAATAAACGTCCAAATACAGATACTTTAAGCTCTACAGCCATTGTCAGCAGCATAATGCTTGGTAGTGAAAGAACAGCATTGACAATTATGGTTCTAGAAAGATTTGCGGAGCTTTTGACAGTTTACACTATGAAAAGAACACGTGGCGTAATTAAGGATATGTTAAGTGTTGGAGAAAATTATGTCTGGAAACAGTCTGAAAATGATACGGAAATTGCTAGAAAAGTTCCCATCGAGGAAATAGATAAAGGGGACTTAATACTTGTTCAGACTGGTGAAAAAATAAGTGTGGACGGAATAATAGAAAAAGGCGAAGCTATAATTGACCAGTCGGCAATTACAGGAGAATATATGCCTGTAACTAAAAGAACTGGAGAAGAAGTTTTTGCAGGTACACTTATAAAAAACGGGAATATTACTGTAAAAGCTGAAAAAGTGGGAGATGACAGGACAGCTTCAAGAATTATAAGGCTGGTGGAAGATGCCGCATTTAACAAGGCGGATATTCAGTCCTATGCAGATACATTTTCTGCCCAGCTAATTCCACTAAATTTTCTTCTTGCTGGAATTGTCTACGTTTCAACAAGAAATTTACAGAAAGCTCTGAGCATGCTTGTAATTGATTATTCTTGCGGAATAAGATTATCAACTGCAACAGCTTTCTCAGCTTCAATAAATACAGCGGCTAAAAATGGAATTTTAATTAAAGGAAGCAACTATCTGGAAGAATTATCAAAATCAGACACAGTAATATTTGACAAGACAGGTACAATTACTGAAGGAAGACCTAAAATACAGACACTTAAGTCTTTTGGAAAAAATATGAGAAATGAAAGAATGCTGGCATTAGCAGCAGCAGCTGAAGAAACTTCCTCACATCCTTTGGCAACTGCAATTTTAAATGAAATAAAAAACAGGGGAATAGCTATTCCAAAACATCAAGAATGTATTATAAAAGTAGCTAGAGGAATAGAAACTGTTGTAAATAAAAGTATTATTCGTGTAGGAAGTCAAAAGTATATGGAAGAAAATAATATTGATTCTGAAAAGGCTTCTGACATAGTGAAAGGAATGCAGAATCGTGGGGAAATCGTTATTTATGTAGCCAAAAATGCTGAATTAATCGGTGTGATTGGAGTTTCAGATCCGCCTAGGGAAAATATTAAGAAAGCTATAAATCGTCTGAGAAATCATGGAATTGATGATATTGTGCTTTTGACGGGAGATTTGAGACAGCAGGCTGAAACTATTGCTTCAAGAATGTCGATGGACAGGTATGAATCTGAACTTCTTCCTGAAGACAAGGCAAAAGATATTCTAAAATTCCGTTCAATCGGATCAAAAGTCATTATGATAGGAGATGGAATAAACGATGCTCCCGCTCTTTCATATGCAAACGTAGGAATAGCTCTAGGAAGCACCAGAACAGACGTTGCAATGGAAGCTGCTGATATTACGATAACTTCAGACGACCCGTTATTAATACCAGGAGTAGTAGGTTTGGCAAAGAATACTGTCAAAATAATAAAACAAAATTTCGCAATGGCAATAGGAATAAATAGTTTTGCACTTGTACTGGGAGCGACAGGACTTCTTCCTGCAATTTACAGCTCAATTTTACACAATTCGATAACGATTTTGGTAGTTGGAAATTCATTGAGGCTGTTAAAATATGATATTAATAGATAA
- a CDS encoding integrase core domain-containing protein yields MYREFCAAKRITISYSRKGNPYDNACIESFHATLKKEYVHNKKFESLETLKAGIYDYIEMWYNKKGCIVS; encoded by the coding sequence GTGTACCGTGAATTTTGTGCTGCAAAAAGAATAACGATTTCTTATAGCAGAAAAGGCAACCCTTATGACAATGCCTGTATTGAATCATTTCATGCAACATTGAAAAAAGAATATGTTCATAATAAAAAGTTCGAAAGTCTGGAAACATTAAAAGCAGGAATATATGATTACATAGAAATGTGGTATAATAAAAAAGGATGCATAGTAAGCTAG
- a CDS encoding class I SAM-dependent methyltransferase, translated as MSHYFSEKQEVKSDKKIIKYTIENKNFEFITDNGVFSKTKVDFGTDVMLKVFLRENQNKKNQKFDVLDIGCGYGVVSVIIKSFFENTKIISSDVNERALELTKENLLKNNAIKNENEEFEIRKSFAFDNISEKFDVILSNPPIRAGKQTIFQIYEKSSEHLNSNGEFYCVIQTKHGAKSTQKKLEEIFRNCETLEINAGYRIFRCIKIV; from the coding sequence ATGAGTCATTACTTTTCAGAAAAGCAGGAAGTAAAATCAGATAAAAAAATAATAAAATACACAATAGAAAATAAAAATTTTGAATTTATAACAGATAATGGGGTATTTTCAAAAACAAAAGTAGATTTTGGAACGGATGTTATGTTAAAAGTGTTTTTGCGAGAAAATCAAAATAAAAAAAATCAAAAATTTGATGTACTGGATATTGGATGTGGATATGGCGTTGTATCAGTTATTATAAAATCTTTTTTTGAAAATACAAAAATTATTTCTTCAGATGTGAATGAACGAGCTTTAGAGCTTACAAAAGAAAATCTTTTGAAAAATAATGCTATAAAAAATGAAAACGAAGAGTTTGAAATAAGAAAATCATTTGCATTTGACAATATTTCTGAAAAATTTGATGTAATTTTATCAAATCCACCAATTCGTGCTGGAAAACAGACGATTTTTCAAATTTATGAAAAAAGTTCTGAGCATTTAAATTCAAACGGAGAATTTTACTGTGTAATCCAGACAAAACATGGAGCAAAAAGCACACAGAAAAAATTAGAAGAGATTTTTAGAAATTGTGAAACTTTGGAAATTAATGCTGGGTATAGAATTTTCAGATGTATAAAAATAGTTTAA
- a CDS encoding glucose-1-phosphate adenylyltransferase — MKVLAMILAGGRGSRLDILSEKRVKPSVPFAGKFRIIDFALSNCSNSGIYDVALLTQYLPLSLNEHIGSGKPWDFDRRDTAITMLQPHEKLGGNSWYQGTADAIRQNIEFIKNKNPKYVLILSGDHIYKMDYRWMLKEHEENKAELTIAVQPVPIEEASRFGIFEVDQNKKILNFEEKPAEPKSNLASMGIYIFNTDSLLEYLEKLENHDLDFGNHVIPAMIQEDRKVYVHTYDSYWKDVGTYDSYMEANLDLIKKSEEVGINLYDPGWKIYTRSEDLAPVRIGVTGSVQNSLICNGCKIEGSVENSVLGPGVTVRKGATVRNCIIFSGTYVDANSHLDTIIIDKKTYIGKNSFIGNGNANVPNKERPDLLSSGITVIGKSVVIPDGSIVGKNVRIFAGVKINENNRIIGTGETVK; from the coding sequence ATGAAAGTTTTAGCTATGATTTTAGCTGGTGGAAGAGGTTCAAGACTTGACATTCTATCAGAAAAAAGAGTTAAACCAAGTGTTCCTTTTGCTGGAAAATTCAGAATAATCGATTTTGCACTTAGTAACTGTTCAAATTCAGGTATTTATGATGTTGCATTATTGACTCAATATTTGCCGTTATCATTAAATGAACACATCGGTTCTGGAAAACCATGGGATTTTGACAGAAGAGACACTGCAATTACAATGTTGCAGCCACATGAAAAACTTGGTGGAAATTCTTGGTATCAAGGAACTGCCGACGCAATTAGACAGAATATTGAGTTTATTAAAAACAAAAATCCTAAATATGTGTTAATTTTATCTGGAGACCATATTTACAAAATGGATTATAGATGGATGCTAAAAGAACACGAAGAAAATAAAGCAGAATTAACAATAGCTGTACAGCCTGTTCCTATTGAAGAAGCAAGCAGATTTGGTATTTTTGAAGTTGACCAAAACAAAAAAATATTAAACTTTGAAGAAAAACCTGCTGAACCAAAAAGTAATCTAGCTTCAATGGGAATCTATATTTTCAATACAGATTCTTTATTAGAATATCTTGAAAAATTGGAAAACCACGATTTAGACTTTGGAAACCATGTAATTCCTGCAATGATTCAAGAAGATAGAAAAGTTTATGTTCATACTTATGACAGCTACTGGAAAGATGTAGGAACTTATGATTCATACATGGAAGCAAATTTGGACTTAATCAAAAAATCTGAAGAAGTTGGAATTAACTTGTATGATCCAGGATGGAAAATTTACACAAGAAGTGAAGACTTGGCGCCGGTAAGAATTGGAGTTACTGGAAGCGTTCAAAATTCATTAATCTGTAACGGATGTAAAATTGAGGGAAGTGTGGAAAATTCAGTATTAGGGCCTGGAGTTACAGTTAGAAAAGGGGCAACTGTCAGAAACTGTATTATTTTCTCAGGAACTTATGTAGATGCAAATTCTCACTTAGATACAATTATTATTGATAAAAAAACATATATAGGTAAAAATTCATTCATAGGAAATGGAAATGCAAATGTTCCAAACAAAGAACGTCCAGATTTATTGTCTTCAGGAATAACAGTTATCGGTAAGAGCGTAGTTATCCCTGATGGTTCAATTGTTGGTAAAAACGTAAGAATTTTTGCTGGAGTAAAAATCAATGAAAATAATAGAATAATTGGAACTGGGGAAACTGTAAAATAA
- a CDS encoding glycogen synthase, with protein MKIVYLASEVAPFYKSGGLADVLGALPKKMQELGHEVSIIMPKYDIIPLKYLEKLEWVARLESHGDVFNLVRYPDDKINYYFIENKALYERGHVYGDFDQDVQYAMFSELALRFLKEINLQADILHCNDWQTGPVPYFLNVRYNYDPFYWDMRTVYSIHNLMYQGKFSKYSFERMGYYMDDRHDLNFMEIGIGYGDVVNTVSPTYAEEIKYAYFGEGLEWITNRKYIHGILNGIDVEEFNPETTKGIIPFNKDSLDKKKENKYLLQEKLGLPKSDVALISIISRLVEGKGLDLVSAALENLLQYDAVQIVILGSGDKFYEDYYNHLAWKYPDKFKVYLGYNGQLANEIYAGSDMFLMPSRYEPCGLSQMIAMRFGTIPIVRETGGLKDSVQPYNIFTDEGNGFSFTNFNADDMLFTIKVAEGIYYDRPDIWEKLVKRNMDLDFSWDRSAREYEKLYELAKSY; from the coding sequence TTGAAAATAGTATATTTGGCATCTGAAGTGGCTCCGTTTTATAAATCTGGTGGACTAGCTGATGTTTTGGGAGCATTACCTAAAAAAATGCAAGAGTTAGGACACGAAGTTTCTATAATAATGCCTAAATACGACATAATACCATTAAAATATCTTGAAAAATTAGAATGGGTGGCAAGACTTGAAAGCCATGGAGATGTGTTTAATCTGGTAAGGTATCCTGATGATAAGATAAATTATTACTTTATTGAAAACAAAGCATTATATGAAAGAGGACATGTTTACGGAGATTTTGATCAAGATGTTCAGTATGCTATGTTTTCAGAATTGGCACTTAGATTTTTAAAGGAAATTAATTTGCAGGCAGATATTTTACACTGTAACGACTGGCAAACTGGACCAGTTCCATATTTTTTAAACGTAAGATATAATTATGATCCATTTTACTGGGATATGAGAACAGTTTACTCAATACATAACCTGATGTATCAAGGTAAATTCTCTAAATACTCATTTGAAAGAATGGGATATTATATGGACGATAGACATGACTTGAACTTTATGGAAATTGGAATTGGATATGGAGATGTTGTAAATACAGTTAGTCCAACTTATGCTGAAGAAATAAAATACGCATATTTTGGTGAAGGGCTGGAATGGATTACAAATAGAAAATATATTCACGGTATTTTAAATGGAATAGACGTGGAAGAATTCAATCCAGAAACAACAAAGGGAATAATTCCTTTCAATAAAGATTCTTTAGATAAAAAGAAAGAAAATAAATATTTACTGCAAGAAAAATTAGGATTACCAAAATCAGACGTTGCCTTAATTTCAATAATTTCAAGACTTGTAGAAGGAAAAGGGTTGGACTTGGTATCAGCAGCACTTGAAAACTTATTGCAATATGACGCTGTTCAAATAGTGATTTTAGGAAGTGGAGATAAATTCTATGAAGACTATTATAACCATTTAGCTTGGAAATATCCTGATAAATTCAAAGTTTATCTTGGATACAATGGACAGCTTGCAAATGAAATCTACGCAGGAAGTGATATGTTCTTAATGCCGTCAAGATATGAGCCTTGTGGACTTAGCCAAATGATAGCAATGAGATTTGGAACTATTCCAATTGTAAGGGAAACTGGAGGATTAAAGGATTCTGTACAGCCTTACAATATCTTTACAGATGAAGGAAATGGGTTCTCATTTACAAACTTTAATGCAGACGATATGTTATTTACAATAAAAGTAGCAGAAGGAATTTATTATGACAGACCTGATATTTGGGAAAAATTGGTAAAAAGAAATATGGATCTTGATTTTTCTTGGGATAGATCAGCAAGAGAATACGAAAAACTTTATGAATTAGCTAAATCTTATTAA
- a CDS encoding HMA2 domain-containing protein: MLQDFYGIIQVKHYQSGRLRLQTDALIENVELELEFLANLRQLSGIRAVKVNSVIGSILIHFDEKVIESSFLYLIVLKLLHLEEEALKNKPGKLKKMIRQAFEALDMAVYNKSKGYLDLKTLTAGAFIFYGIKKLKMTPKLPAGATLLWWAFIFLSEGKTK, translated from the coding sequence ATGTTACAGGATTTTTACGGTATTATTCAGGTAAAACATTACCAAAGTGGACGGTTAAGGCTTCAGACGGATGCATTGATAGAAAATGTGGAGCTGGAGCTGGAATTTTTGGCTAATTTGCGACAATTATCGGGAATAAGAGCAGTAAAAGTTAATTCTGTCATTGGCAGTATTTTGATACATTTTGATGAAAAAGTTATTGAAAGTTCGTTTTTGTATCTGATTGTATTAAAATTACTTCATTTAGAAGAAGAAGCCCTAAAAAATAAACCAGGAAAACTGAAAAAAATGATAAGACAGGCATTTGAAGCATTGGATATGGCTGTTTATAACAAAAGTAAAGGTTATTTGGACTTAAAGACTTTAACTGCTGGAGCTTTTATCTTTTATGGAATTAAAAAATTAAAAATGACTCCCAAATTGCCTGCAGGTGCCACTTTATTATGGTGGGCTTTTATTTTTTTATCGGAAGGAAAAACAAAATAA
- a CDS encoding DUF262 domain-containing protein, with translation MVATIQVNKQSIKQLLESGKDQTFLIPEYQRPYSWTETETKTLFYDLLEFTENEAKRNSEVEGTYFLGSIVSYENDEGEQEIIDGQQRITSLFLLLRAIYTKLLSYEEKTVEQENFIRQIQPALWKQAKLTGEVDYTSVLITSKVIDNEGNKILQDILETGIADHKANDNYSKNYILFQRLFDKLSELSPTLMLEFIYYTLNRAVVFPIKTDSQDDALSVFSTLNDRGLPLSEADIFKAKMYNRIKKEYKKLFIKQWKNLSERAIYAKENVQQLFYYYMFYLRALEKDTATTTLGLRRFYSKGGFNRLYKSNLLKHLDKILDLWVVMNRRETIDNKPWTENIDIIKILDTLSSYPNESWKYPVVVFYLSHGENEEFESYFLKFLRKLFLELTANYLVNPTVSAVKADILKLNVEIIDTMSPKVAFKNIPITVLQERVKTPNKNLVRMILKMVIYDNQDELLPEKWEVEYILPQKWSNRFTESVENKQAKTYINYIGNKIPFEKRLSIKATENFFEKKKKSYKKSKIKYVRELIPEEQTEWTFENIDARNKKVAEELVKLFITWNGEYKFK, from the coding sequence ATGGTTGCAACAATACAAGTTAATAAACAGAGCATAAAGCAGCTGTTGGAAAGCGGAAAAGACCAGACTTTTTTAATACCGGAATATCAAAGACCTTATTCCTGGACTGAAACTGAAACCAAAACACTATTTTATGATTTGCTGGAATTTACAGAAAATGAGGCAAAAAGAAATAGTGAAGTGGAAGGGACATATTTTTTAGGAAGTATTGTTTCATATGAAAATGATGAAGGCGAGCAGGAAATCATTGATGGGCAGCAAAGAATTACTTCGTTGTTTCTGCTTCTTCGTGCAATTTATACAAAACTGCTTTCTTATGAAGAAAAAACTGTTGAGCAGGAAAATTTCATAAGGCAGATTCAGCCTGCTCTTTGGAAACAGGCAAAACTTACTGGAGAAGTTGATTATACAAGCGTTTTGATTACTTCAAAAGTTATTGACAATGAAGGGAATAAAATTTTGCAGGATATTCTGGAAACTGGGATTGCTGACCATAAAGCCAATGATAATTATTCCAAAAATTATATTTTGTTCCAGAGGCTTTTTGATAAACTTTCTGAATTAAGTCCTACTTTGATGCTGGAATTTATTTATTATACTTTAAATCGTGCTGTAGTTTTTCCGATAAAAACAGATTCGCAGGATGATGCGTTAAGTGTATTTTCAACTTTGAATGACAGAGGGCTTCCACTTTCTGAAGCGGATATTTTCAAGGCAAAAATGTATAACCGTATAAAAAAGGAATACAAGAAATTATTTATAAAACAGTGGAAAAATCTAAGCGAAAGGGCAATATACGCTAAAGAAAATGTTCAGCAACTATTTTATTATTATATGTTTTATTTAAGAGCATTGGAAAAAGATACAGCAACTACTACGCTTGGACTTAGACGTTTTTATTCAAAAGGTGGATTTAACAGATTATATAAGTCTAATCTTTTAAAACATCTGGATAAAATTTTAGATTTATGGGTTGTTATGAATAGACGTGAAACGATTGATAATAAACCTTGGACAGAAAATATTGATATTATTAAAATTTTAGATACATTGTCTTCTTATCCGAATGAATCATGGAAATATCCAGTTGTCGTTTTTTATCTTTCTCATGGTGAAAATGAAGAATTTGAATCGTATTTTTTAAAATTTTTAAGAAAGCTATTTTTGGAACTGACGGCAAATTATCTTGTAAATCCAACTGTTTCGGCAGTAAAAGCGGACATTTTGAAATTAAATGTTGAAATAATTGATACTATGTCACCAAAAGTGGCATTCAAAAATATTCCAATTACTGTGTTGCAGGAAAGAGTAAAAACGCCTAATAAAAATCTTGTCCGTATGATTTTAAAAATGGTAATTTACGATAATCAGGACGAACTGTTGCCTGAAAAATGGGAAGTTGAATACATTCTTCCGCAAAAATGGAGCAACCGTTTTACAGAAAGTGTAGAAAATAAGCAGGCTAAAACTTATATAAATTACATAGGAAACAAGATCCCATTTGAAAAGAGATTGTCTATTAAAGCTACAGAAAACTTTTTTGAAAAGAAAAAGAAAAGCTATAAAAAATCTAAAATTAAATATGTTAGGGAACTTATTCCAGAAGAACAAACTGAATGGACTTTTGAAAATATAGATGCCAGAAATAAAAAAGTGGCTGAAGAGCTAGTAAAGCTATTTATTACATGGAATGGGGAATATAAATTTAAATAA
- the wzy gene encoding O-antigen polysaccharide polymerase Wzy, whose protein sequence is MKRDKIGFLIFHMFVIAFVLFLKSVVTFQNESLEMKFLECLLMGVYIYTFFTAKIYLEWLNSYMIFLYTLFLFNFTRIFLDIVNYKEFGWATKFANFYFFYDVRNEIINVFLLVLLFTHLGFFIAISNEKISEIRSSITLESRKLFTNVGMALFIISLPALAYKMFIQLRVILRAGYEAYYTGILKGVDYPAFTKGSGTVMTIGFLIFLISIPSKRKFLTISSLYLMVKLLDSFKGARAIFLTQLLFIMWYYAKVYGIRIKAKTMVKLVGFTVIFSQILVSVRSKKIFSLDLINTIFNFLFSQGVSYLVLGYTINFKHSIVGNGTYPYILQGIFGFKPQSLETLATTNSIADKLTYYLNSGAYLKGEGIGSNYIAEMYDLGYFWLIVISILLGIFIIKYEKYVVKNRFLLLTSYYFIPNLFYIPRGSFFGEGLVKNMAMLIAVYVLIFSFDYMYRKIEEKKELI, encoded by the coding sequence ATGAAAAGAGATAAAATTGGATTTTTGATATTTCATATGTTTGTTATTGCGTTTGTACTATTTTTGAAAAGTGTCGTTACTTTTCAGAATGAGTCGTTGGAGATGAAATTTTTGGAATGTCTGCTTATGGGTGTTTATATTTATACCTTTTTTACAGCGAAAATTTATTTGGAGTGGCTAAATTCGTATATGATTTTTTTGTATACGCTGTTTTTGTTTAATTTTACAAGGATATTTCTGGATATTGTGAATTATAAGGAGTTTGGATGGGCTACGAAGTTTGCTAACTTTTATTTTTTTTATGATGTGAGAAATGAGATAATAAATGTTTTTCTGCTAGTATTGCTGTTTACACATCTAGGATTTTTCATTGCGATTTCAAACGAGAAGATTAGTGAGATTAGAAGTAGTATTACGCTTGAAAGCAGAAAACTGTTTACGAATGTCGGGATGGCTCTGTTTATAATTTCGCTGCCTGCTTTGGCTTACAAGATGTTTATTCAGCTAAGGGTTATTTTGCGGGCTGGATACGAGGCTTATTATACTGGAATTTTAAAGGGAGTTGACTATCCCGCATTTACAAAAGGCTCTGGTACAGTAATGACAATCGGATTTTTGATATTTTTAATTTCAATTCCATCCAAAAGAAAATTTTTGACAATTTCTTCACTTTATCTTATGGTAAAACTGCTGGATTCGTTCAAGGGGGCAAGAGCAATATTTTTGACACAGCTGCTTTTTATAATGTGGTATTACGCAAAAGTTTATGGAATCAGGATAAAAGCCAAGACAATGGTAAAACTGGTAGGATTTACCGTGATTTTCTCACAAATTCTAGTGTCTGTACGAAGTAAAAAAATATTCAGTCTGGATTTGATAAACACAATTTTTAATTTTCTATTTTCTCAAGGAGTAAGTTACCTTGTACTTGGTTACACAATCAATTTTAAGCATAGCATTGTTGGAAACGGAACCTATCCATACATTTTGCAGGGAATATTCGGCTTTAAGCCACAGTCGCTTGAAACACTTGCCACAACCAACTCCATTGCGGATAAATTGACTTATTATCTAAATTCAGGAGCTTATCTGAAAGGAGAAGGGATTGGCTCAAATTATATTGCGGAAATGTATGATTTAGGCTACTTCTGGCTAATTGTAATTTCAATTCTGCTTGGGATTTTTATTATAAAATATGAAAAATATGTTGTAAAAAATAGATTTTTATTATTAACAAGCTATTATTTCATACCAAATCTTTTTTATATCCCAAGAGGCTCATTCTTTGGGGAAGGGCTTGTAAAAAATATGGCAATGCTAATTGCAGTTTATGTGCTGATTTTCAGTTTTGACTATATGTACAGGAAGATAGAGGAGAAGAAGGAATTGATTTAA
- the gpmA gene encoding 2,3-diphosphoglycerate-dependent phosphoglycerate mutase, whose protein sequence is MKLVLIRHGESQWNLENKFTGWKDVDLSPKGIEEAKSGGKKLKEMGFVFDVAYTSYLKRAIKTLDYVLEELDELYIPVYKSWRLNERHYGALQGLNKAETAKKYGDEQVLIWRRSFDVAPPAIDKSSEYYPKSDRRYAELSDSEAPLGESLKDTIARVLPYWHSHISKSLREGKNVIVAAHGNSLRALIKYLLNISDDDILKLNLTTGKPLVFEMDKDLNVLSSPDSF, encoded by the coding sequence ATGAAATTAGTTTTAATTAGACATGGTGAAAGTCAATGGAATTTGGAAAACAAGTTTACTGGATGGAAGGATGTGGATTTGAGTCCGAAAGGAATTGAAGAAGCAAAATCTGGTGGAAAAAAATTAAAGGAAATGGGATTTGTTTTTGATGTGGCTTATACATCTTATTTGAAAAGAGCAATAAAAACTTTGGATTATGTTCTGGAAGAACTGGATGAGTTGTATATTCCAGTTTACAAGTCATGGAGATTGAATGAACGTCATTACGGTGCATTGCAAGGTTTAAATAAAGCTGAAACAGCTAAGAAGTATGGAGATGAGCAAGTGCTTATCTGGAGAAGAAGCTTTGATGTGGCACCACCTGCAATAGATAAATCAAGTGAATATTATCCAAAATCAGACAGAAGATATGCTGAATTATCTGATTCAGAAGCACCGTTAGGAGAAAGTCTGAAAGACACTATTGCAAGAGTTTTACCTTACTGGCACTCACACATTTCAAAAAGCCTGCGGGAAGGAAAAAATGTTATTGTGGCAGCTCATGGAAACAGTTTAAGAGCTTTAATCAAATATTTATTAAATATTTCAGATGATGATATTTTAAAATTAAACTTAACTACTGGAAAACCTTTGGTATTTGAAATGGATAAGGATTTAAATGTATTGTCATCGCCAGATTCATTCTAG